One Rosa chinensis cultivar Old Blush chromosome 5, RchiOBHm-V2, whole genome shotgun sequence genomic region harbors:
- the LOC112201516 gene encoding LRR repeats and ubiquitin-like domain-containing protein At2g30105, with the protein METGVTGADVSGATTTTTTISLSVKFSGRTIPITNLSPDSTIKDFKALLQPLTNVLPRGQKLISKGKLLVDAMTLRESEITNGAKIMLMASQGLHQGDGPILKQAQSRPISRDNNADRSDKGKAKKAAVDKNRLERWKATGVIGLSECNLKAIPEEVWGDSRTSARVLDLSNNVIQEVPALIGCMNSLQKLLLDSNDISDDSVSWEALKSLKSLTVLSLNQNRLTRLSSDLGWLPSLRQLHVANNMLSSLPSELRYLPKLEVLKVNNNRITTIPPWIGDLISLIEVDLSSNLLSDLPETFSNLHNLKSLSLSNNGLKSLPSSLFKMCLMLTRLDLHNTEITMDILRQIEGWENFDERRRLKQQKKLDFRVVGSAAFDEGADKS; encoded by the exons ATGGAGACCGGTGTCACCGGCGCTGACGTCAGCGGAgcgaccaccaccaccaccaccataagCCTGAGCGTCAAGTTCAGTGGCCGAACCATACCCATCACAAATCTCTCACCGGACTCGACCATCAAGGACTTCAAGGCCCTTCTTCAACCTCTCACCAATGTCCTCCCTCGCGGCCAAAAGCTCATATCCAAAG GGAAGCTTTTGGTGGATGCAATGACGCTGAGGGAGTCTGAGATCACTAATGGGGCCAAGATCATGCTCATGGCTTCTCAGGGTTTGCACCAAGGG GATGGACCTATTCTTAAACAAGCTCAGAGTCGCCCCATTTCTAGAGACAACAATGCTGATAGATCCGATAAAGGAAAGGCGAAAAAAGCTGCTGTTGATAAGAATAGGTTGGAACGATGGAAGGCTACTGGAGTTATAGGACTCAGTGAGTGTAACTTGAAG GCTATACCCGAGGAAGTCTGGGGGGATTCTAGAACTTCTGCAAGAGTTCTTGACCTCAGCAACAATGTTATTCAAGAAGTACCCGCCTTGATTGGCTGTATGAATTCCTTGCAG AAACTTTTACTCGATTCAAACGATATATCGGATGACTCTGTTAGCTGGGAAGCACTAAAATCTTTAAAGTCTTTAACTGTTCTTTCTCTGAACCAAAACCG TTTAACTAGATTGTCATCGGATCTGGGCTGGTTGCCATCACTAAGGCAACTTCATGTTGCGAACAACATGTTGTCTAGCCTCCCAAGTGAATTGCGATATCTGCCTAAGCTTGAAGTTCTGAAAGTTAACAATAACAG GATCACCACCATTCCTCCATGGATAGGGGACCTTATTTCTCTTATTGAG GTTGATCTTTCATCAAATCTTCTGTCAGATTTGCCCGAGACATTTAGCAATTTGCATAATCTAAAG TCCCTGTCTCTCAGTAATAATGGACTGAAATCTCTCCCTTCTTCGCTATTCAAAATGTGCCTAATGCTCACAAGACTTGACTTGCACAACACAGAAATAACCATGGATATCCTTCGTCAG ATTGAGGGATGGGAAAACTTTGATGAACGCCGTCGCTTGAAGCAACAGAAGAAACTGGATTTTCGTGTTGTGGGCTCTGCTGCATTTGATGAAGGTGCTGATAAAAGCTGA